GGGGAGGTGGTAGGCTATCAGAAGGTAAGGGCTGTACTTTTCCTAAAAATTATTTTAAATTAAGGGGGAGAATTCATGGTTGATTTAAATGAAAATAAGCAAAGGGATCAGTGGGGTTCCAAATTAGGCTTTATCATGGCCGCAGCAGGTTCAGCAGTAGGATTAGGTAATCTTTGGAAATTTCCTTATTTAGCAGGATCCAACGGTGGTGGTGCATTCGTATTTGTATATTTAGTTCTTATTCTATTGGTAGGCTTTACAATGATGTTGGCCGAAATCGTTATCGGTAGAAATACTCAATTGAGCTCTGTAGGTGCTTATAAAAAGCTCAATGCCAAATGGGGATGGCTCGGTGGCTTAGGGGTTTTAGCTGGATTTTTGATCCTTTCCTTCTATAGTGTTGTTGGTGGATGGACTATTAGTTATATTGTAAAAGCAATTACTGGTGCTTTCAATACTGCAGATCTGGATTTACTTGGCGGTATGTTTGGTGGACTTATTGCAGGGACTTTAGAGCCTCTTGTATATCACGGAATTTTCATGATTATAACTTTATTAATTGTTGTTGGCGGCGTAAGCGGCGGTATTGAAAAGTCTACTAAAATTATGATGCCTGCTTTATTCGTTATGATGATTATGGTGATGATTCGTTCGCTTACATTACCAGGGGCTATGGAAGGTGTTAAATTCTTCCTAGTACCAGATTTCTCTAAGCTAACACCCAGCGTTTTATTGGCAGCTCTCGGTCAAGTGTTCTTCTCATTGAGTCTTGGAATGGGATGTATGATCACCTATGGTAGTTATTTGGGCAAGGATGAAGATATTGTTCAAAGTTCTATGATTATACCAGCACTGGATACTTGTATTGCTTTACTTGCAGGATTCACAATCCTTCCAGCCGTATTTGCTTTTGGATTCGATCCATCTGCTGGACCTGGACTGTTATTCGTTACACTTCCTGCGGTATTCTCAAAAATGCCATTGGGTACATTATTTGCAGTTGTATTCTTTGTTCTCGTATTATTTGCTGCCTTAACATCCTCTATCTCTCTACTAGAAGTAACGGTTTCCTACATGGTAGACGAGTTTAAATGGGATCGTAAAAAAGCAACCTATATTATGTCCGGCATCATTTTTATCGTTGGTGTTGCTGCTTCCTTAAGTATGGGGCCTTGGTCTCATATAGAGCTGATCGGTGGACGTAATATCTTCGATACCTTAGGATTTATTGCAGAAAACATTCTGCTTCCTTTAGGCGGTATGCTCATGTGTATCTTCATTGGCTGGGTATGGGGACTTGAAAATGCCATCAAAGAAGCCTCCAATGAAGGAAAACTTGCTTTTAAACTAGCGCCTGTTTGGGGGTTCCTAGTAAAATATATCGCACCGCTGGCTGTTCTAATTGTATTCCTACAGTCTTCAGGTATATTGAAAATTTAAAATTACATTTTCCATAAAAATAGCATCGGAATCGATGCTATTTTTTAGTTATTCCAAAATAGACAATTATATTTTTGAATATTCATACTATTAATATTTGCAATTGTTTAAATTGTTAAAAAAGTAACACTTGCTTTTTCGCACTTCTCTATATATACTTTTGATGTAACAGAGCTCCACTCGAGTCGAAATTGCATTTATACTCTAAATTGTCTGTATATTCTCTTATTTGTATAAAATTTTTAATTGTCCTTAAAATTTTAGATTCAATAATTATCCTATAAGCTTATTAACTTTTATTCAGCTTATAAGGGTTAATTATATAAATTAAAAACTAAGTAACAAGGAGAGAAGTAAAGAACTGTTGGTTAGTTTTTAATAAGGTATTATTTTTAAAATTTTTATTAGGAGGTTTAAATTATGACAGATTTAAATCAAAAGAAAGAAAGAGATCAGTGGGGTTCCAAGCTCGGATTTATCTTCGCTGCTGCAGGATCTGCGGTTGGTCTAGGTAACCTTTGGAAGTTCCCTTATTTAGCTGGTCAAAACGGCGGTGGGGTATTCGTTGTTATTTATCTTGGACTTGTATTATTAATCGGTTTTACTTTAATGATGGCAGAGCTTGTTCTTGGTAGAAACACACAGTTAAGTCCAGTCGGTGCTTTTAGAAAAATTAAGCAAAAATGGGCTTGGGTTGGTGGTATCGGTGTATTAGCATCTTTCTTAATCGTAACCTATTACAGTGTTATCGGTGGATGGATTATCAAGTACATCGTTTCAGCACTTACAGGTGCATTCAATACAACAGACCTTGGTACTCTTGAAAGTGTATTTGTAAACTTTATCGGTGCTCCAGTAGAGCCCCTTATCTACCATGGTATCTTCATGTTAATTACATTAGGTATCGTTATGGGTGGTATCAGTGGTGGTATCGAAAAAGCTTCTAAGATTCTAATGCCAGGTTTATTTATCATGATGGTCGTATTAATGGTAAGATCTATCACACTTCCAGGAGCTATGGCTGGTGTTGAATACCTATTAAAACCAGACTTCTCAAAATTAAACATGGGCGTAGTTGTAAGTGCTTTAGGGCAAGTATTCTTCTCCCTAAGTCTTGGTATGGGTGTTATGGTTACTTACGGTAGCTACCTGCCTAAAGATGAGAACCTTGTAGAATCTTCACTGATTATTCCTGCATTGGATACAATCATCGCTTTACTTGCAGGTTTAACAATTTTACCAGCAGTATTCGCTTTAGGATTTGATCCATCTGGTGGACCTGGACTTCTTTTCATCACACTACCAGGGGTATTTGCTAAGATGCCGTTCGGAAGCTTCTTCGCAGTATTATTCTTCGTGTTAGTTTTATTTGCTGCTGTTACTTCTTCTATTTCTCTATTAGAGGCTGCAGTATCTCTAACAGTTGACCAGTTTAAATGGGAGCGTAAAAAAGCAACAATTGGATTAGGTATTCTTGCATTCCTTATCGGTGTACCTTCTTCATTAGCAAATGGACCAGTTTTAGGAAATATGACTTTCATTGCTGGTACAAACTTCTTTGATTCAATGGGTATCATTACAGATAACCTTCTTTTACCTTTAGCTGCACTAACACTTTCAATCTTTGTTGGTTGGGTATGGGGTACAGATAAAGCTGTAGCAGAAGCTACAAATGGTGGAAAGGTTAAATTTGCTCTTGCAAAGACTTGGTCTATCGCTATTAAATATGTAGCACCAATTGCGATTGGATACATTTTAATCTCTGGTCTTATCCCACTATTTAAATAGTATTTTAAAACCTCTAGGAAAATTTCCTAGAGGTTTTTTTATGAACGAATGCCAATTTCATCGACTGGAAGGAGAATGAAATTGTGCAATGAGACTGCGAAATAACCCAATTTATGTACTCACTCCACAAAAAACATCCTAATAATTTTAGGATGTTTTTTATATGGAATGTATACGATTTATTATTTTCTACGAATTACAATAAACACTCTTTTTGCCAATATATAATATCCATTATCTTCCGCATAAACTACGATTTCATCGTCTTCATTGATGTCTCTGAATCTGATTAATTTTCCATTTTCATCATTATATATTGTATCTCTATCGACTTCTATCACGACTTCATTGCCTGCTTTTATTTCCAGGTTTATTGTATCTGCTCTTGTATCTAGATCTTTAACTCTTCCTTGGTAGCTCATCCCTTGAATCTTACGATAGCTTTCCATCCATACTACCTCGTTATTTTCCATCTCCAGCTCTACTTCATAACCGATTCTAAGATCATATATGGTTGCTTTTTGCTCCTCTATTTTTATAGTGGTATTCGGCGTTATCTCAAATTTCTCAGTACCGCCATCGTATTTTTCAATGGTGATCTCTGTCTTTTGTCCAAGGATAATGCTTTTAATATATCCTTTTTCCGTCCTTTGTACACTATAGGCATTTATATATTTTACTTCATCATACTCTAGACCGATTTCTACTTCGTCTCCAACTTTGATCTCGTCAAATTCAACAGTCTTCTTATCCCTCTTTAAAGTTGCCTTGGAGTTCACCGTATACGTTTCTTTTGCATTGTCTTTCAGTGCAATGGTTATGGTATACTTATCTTTAGAGCCACTCGTTGACTTAACGACACCTTCTATTACCTTTTCCTTTGACTCTGCATTCAGCTCTATTAATTCACCGTCCATATGTTTAATAGAAACCGTATCTCCCGTCTTTAAATCGCTTATCTTAGCAGCTTTATCATTCAAGTAGATCTTGCTTTTGCTCGTAAATAGTAGAATTTTTATGTTCTCCTCACTATCTGATATGTATACAGATGGCTTTGCACCATCTAAATAATAATAGAAATAGCCTTCCAGTATATCTTCAACAGTTGAAGCTTTAATATCTGTTATGATGTCATTCTCCACCGTAGCCGTCACTTGTTGTCCCACAGAAAGATCTGCAATGCTTACATTTTTGCCATCTAGAGTGATCTTTACCTTCTCTGAAATATCGTAAACCGTTTTGTTCTTACCCTCTGCAATGGATATAATATTTTTTGTTCCTAAAATAATATTATCGATATCACCAGATACGGTTTTCTTATGGATACTGGTTGGTGGTGGCGTTGTAGGAGGTGGGGTAGTTCCCGTTGAAGCTTTATCCAAAATTTCTGCAGATAAGGAAATTAGCTTCGATACCTCTGCTCTCGTTATTAAATTATTTGGCAAAAATCTTCCCCCATTACTGGATTTATCTAAGATACTGTTTCTTAATAACAGATCAATATATGGACCTGCTTCTGTAGGTATGCTCATTTCATCCACATAAGGGATAACATAGATACTAGAAATTTTTTCGCCTGCGCCATATTGCAGTACCCTACCGATGTAGGTTGCTACTTCATGTCTTTTTGCATGGGTCTGATTTGCTGTAGAAACCAATTCTGGTAACTCTTTTTCTAATATTATGTCATTGAATAGAGCATAGGCTGTAGGCCCTTGACCCCACTCAGGAATATTGTTCTTTTGAAGCTTATCCTTGTATTGATTGATATAATATCCAGCATCCGTATCCTTATAGCCCATGAGCTTTGCTATCATAACAATGCTTTCTAGCTTTGAAATATTTCCTTGCGGTCTAAAGGTAGCATCTGGATAGCCTGTTGTAATCTTTCTATCGTAAATATCTTCCACAAATTCCTTCGCCCAATGACCGCCAATGTCTGTGAACACCGTAGCATTTGCAAAAGCTACAGAGCTACTCATCACAATAGAAGCTGTAAGAATCGTCCCTATGATTTTATGTTTCATTCTTTTCATGTTTTACCTCCTTATGGTTCAAACTTTTTCACTTTTTAAAATAAATTTTGTGAATTAACTTTTCGATGGCATTTCTTTATC
Above is a genomic segment from Alkaliphilus oremlandii OhILAs containing:
- a CDS encoding sodium-dependent transporter translates to MTDLNQKKERDQWGSKLGFIFAAAGSAVGLGNLWKFPYLAGQNGGGVFVVIYLGLVLLIGFTLMMAELVLGRNTQLSPVGAFRKIKQKWAWVGGIGVLASFLIVTYYSVIGGWIIKYIVSALTGAFNTTDLGTLESVFVNFIGAPVEPLIYHGIFMLITLGIVMGGISGGIEKASKILMPGLFIMMVVLMVRSITLPGAMAGVEYLLKPDFSKLNMGVVVSALGQVFFSLSLGMGVMVTYGSYLPKDENLVESSLIIPALDTIIALLAGLTILPAVFALGFDPSGGPGLLFITLPGVFAKMPFGSFFAVLFFVLVLFAAVTSSISLLEAAVSLTVDQFKWERKKATIGLGILAFLIGVPSSLANGPVLGNMTFIAGTNFFDSMGIITDNLLLPLAALTLSIFVGWVWGTDKAVAEATNGGKVKFALAKTWSIAIKYVAPIAIGYILISGLIPLFK
- a CDS encoding sodium-dependent transporter translates to MVDLNENKQRDQWGSKLGFIMAAAGSAVGLGNLWKFPYLAGSNGGGAFVFVYLVLILLVGFTMMLAEIVIGRNTQLSSVGAYKKLNAKWGWLGGLGVLAGFLILSFYSVVGGWTISYIVKAITGAFNTADLDLLGGMFGGLIAGTLEPLVYHGIFMIITLLIVVGGVSGGIEKSTKIMMPALFVMMIMVMIRSLTLPGAMEGVKFFLVPDFSKLTPSVLLAALGQVFFSLSLGMGCMITYGSYLGKDEDIVQSSMIIPALDTCIALLAGFTILPAVFAFGFDPSAGPGLLFVTLPAVFSKMPLGTLFAVVFFVLVLFAALTSSISLLEVTVSYMVDEFKWDRKKATYIMSGIIFIVGVAASLSMGPWSHIELIGGRNIFDTLGFIAENILLPLGGMLMCIFIGWVWGLENAIKEASNEGKLAFKLAPVWGFLVKYIAPLAVLIVFLQSSGILKI
- a CDS encoding S-layer homology domain-containing protein, with the translated sequence MKRMKHKIIGTILTASIVMSSSVAFANATVFTDIGGHWAKEFVEDIYDRKITTGYPDATFRPQGNISKLESIVMIAKLMGYKDTDAGYYINQYKDKLQKNNIPEWGQGPTAYALFNDIILEKELPELVSTANQTHAKRHEVATYIGRVLQYGAGEKISSIYVIPYVDEMSIPTEAGPYIDLLLRNSILDKSSNGGRFLPNNLITRAEVSKLISLSAEILDKASTGTTPPPTTPPPTSIHKKTVSGDIDNIILGTKNIISIAEGKNKTVYDISEKVKITLDGKNVSIADLSVGQQVTATVENDIITDIKASTVEDILEGYFYYYLDGAKPSVYISDSEENIKILLFTSKSKIYLNDKAAKISDLKTGDTVSIKHMDGELIELNAESKEKVIEGVVKSTSGSKDKYTITIALKDNAKETYTVNSKATLKRDKKTVEFDEIKVGDEVEIGLEYDEVKYINAYSVQRTEKGYIKSIILGQKTEITIEKYDGGTEKFEITPNTTIKIEEQKATIYDLRIGYEVELEMENNEVVWMESYRKIQGMSYQGRVKDLDTRADTINLEIKAGNEVVIEVDRDTIYNDENGKLIRFRDINEDDEIVVYAEDNGYYILAKRVFIVIRRK